The following coding sequences are from one Nonlabens arenilitoris window:
- a CDS encoding PAS domain-containing sensor histidine kinase, whose protein sequence is MKFFEESVEEAFRILFEGASEGIVVVNSEQFIVATNASARGIFGYDKEELEGQHLHTLIPSSYHKEHHSHFDGFMKHSQKREMGKGRVLYGMRKDGSQFPVEAGLNPFTLHGHDYVMALVTDITIRKAQEKYIEDLNNHLEEKIEERTKSLNAAVESLQEEVSLRKEAERNANEALQKEKELNELKTKFLSLVSHEFKTPISGILTSATLISKYSKEEHQEKRIKHLNTIKSKVKYLNTIIDDFLSIERLDTGKTNYRISSFPLSKVLNEVIYDANVHLKDGQSINYPKNADAITLDFDEKILELSLSNLIHNAVKYSSEGTTVDIKVLEKEDFTEIKIIDQGIGIPVHEQRFIFDRYFRAENVLLNPGTGIGLNIVKII, encoded by the coding sequence ATGAAGTTTTTTGAAGAAAGTGTAGAAGAAGCGTTTCGCATCTTATTTGAAGGTGCGTCAGAAGGTATAGTTGTAGTAAATTCAGAACAGTTTATTGTCGCAACTAACGCTTCGGCAAGAGGTATTTTTGGTTATGATAAAGAAGAGCTTGAAGGCCAGCATCTTCATACATTAATCCCATCATCTTATCACAAAGAACATCATTCTCACTTTGATGGTTTTATGAAGCACAGTCAGAAGCGAGAAATGGGTAAAGGTCGCGTGCTTTATGGAATGCGCAAAGACGGCTCACAATTCCCGGTTGAAGCTGGTTTAAATCCTTTTACATTACATGGTCACGATTACGTGATGGCTCTGGTCACAGATATTACGATACGTAAAGCTCAAGAAAAGTATATAGAAGATCTCAATAATCATCTAGAAGAGAAGATTGAAGAACGTACAAAATCTTTAAATGCAGCTGTTGAATCGCTGCAGGAAGAGGTATCGCTAAGAAAAGAAGCAGAGAGAAATGCTAATGAGGCGCTGCAAAAAGAAAAAGAATTAAATGAATTAAAGACAAAGTTCTTATCATTAGTTTCCCATGAATTTAAAACGCCAATAAGTGGTATTTTGACATCGGCAACATTAATTTCAAAATACTCCAAAGAAGAACATCAGGAAAAAAGGATAAAACACCTTAACACAATAAAAAGTAAAGTAAAATACCTTAATACAATAATAGATGATTTTCTATCTATTGAGCGATTAGATACCGGTAAGACTAATTATCGAATATCATCTTTTCCATTAAGTAAAGTGCTTAATGAGGTGATCTATGATGCAAATGTTCATCTGAAAGACGGTCAAAGTATAAATTACCCAAAAAATGCAGATGCTATAACATTAGATTTTGATGAAAAAATACTGGAATTGTCTCTTAGTAACCTTATACATAATGCTGTTAAGTATTCTAGTGAAGGTACTACAGTAGATATAAAAGTTTTAGAAAAGGAAGACTTTACAGAAATTAAAATAATTGATCAAGGTATAGGAATACCGGTACATGAACAACGTTTTATATTTGATCGTTATTTCAGGGCAGAAAATGTATTACTCAATCCAGGTACTGGTATAGGTCTTAATATTGTAAAAATCATTTAA
- a CDS encoding universal stress protein, which produces MKHILIPVDNTDPSWAAAQCAISMYRDAGICFYILPATSLNSLGKVESSNVNVCSCYIKNKIESLTILLAPHQKIVNLSLQGSFITQIKEAVYSNDIDLIVCTDVFSASNNGQIDATHTRAIITRVKCPVLVVPQSFKCSPLKQVVLLSDFNFTHRSKAIYMLTSFIKRTQTHLNILQLQTSLTVLTQSQIENKSFLKNTLQQFSCSFHSVLDKTMDDALQLFINIHQVELVILFAKNINFLENILFLPTDVNSMNYRKKVPFLIIHE; this is translated from the coding sequence ATGAAACACATTCTTATACCGGTAGATAACACAGATCCGTCATGGGCTGCTGCGCAATGCGCCATATCTATGTATCGTGACGCTGGTATTTGCTTTTACATATTGCCAGCTACATCATTAAATTCTTTAGGTAAAGTAGAGTCCAGTAATGTAAATGTATGTAGTTGTTATATAAAAAATAAGATTGAGTCCTTAACGATACTACTAGCACCACATCAAAAAATAGTTAATCTATCATTGCAAGGCAGTTTTATTACTCAAATAAAAGAAGCCGTTTATAGTAACGATATAGATTTGATTGTTTGTACAGATGTGTTTAGTGCTAGTAACAACGGACAGATAGATGCTACTCATACCAGAGCAATTATTACAAGAGTAAAATGCCCTGTACTTGTAGTGCCGCAAAGTTTTAAATGTAGTCCTTTAAAACAAGTTGTTTTACTATCAGATTTTAATTTTACACATCGTTCAAAGGCAATTTATATGTTGACTAGCTTTATAAAACGCACACAGACACATCTTAATATATTGCAATTGCAAACCAGTCTTACAGTTTTAACGCAAAGTCAAATAGAAAATAAATCTTTCCTTAAAAATACTTTACAACAATTTTCTTGTAGTTTTCACTCGGTATTAGATAAAACAATGGATGATGCTTTACAATTATTTATCAATATTCATCAGGTTGAGTTAGTAATCCTATTTGCTAAAAACATTAATTTTTTAGAAAATATTCTATTCTTACCTACAGATGTTAATTCAATGAATTATCGTAAAAAAGTACCTTTTCTAATTATACATGAATAA
- a CDS encoding DinB family protein, producing the protein MMTTQTEHLIALWKESRARLENQLGDITAFDLKKKLAPSRNSLGYLLRHIAEVELLFAKNVFGAKDTKIIAKTIIAQHDTGEWTDLEKLILMLDNSRNTIINILQKQNSTDWDQEIETKEFGIKTKVQALGRIISHTAYHAGQIGIIIKYGTV; encoded by the coding sequence ATGATGACGACACAAACAGAACATCTTATTGCACTATGGAAAGAATCACGCGCGAGATTAGAAAATCAATTAGGTGACATAACTGCATTTGACTTAAAGAAAAAACTTGCGCCTTCCCGTAATAGTTTAGGCTATTTACTTCGTCATATAGCAGAGGTTGAGCTACTTTTTGCAAAAAATGTTTTTGGAGCAAAAGACACAAAAATCATTGCCAAAACCATCATTGCACAACACGACACCGGTGAATGGACTGATCTAGAAAAATTGATATTAATGCTTGATAACTCTAGAAACACTATAATCAACATTCTTCAAAAGCAAAATTCTACAGACTGGGATCAAGAAATAGAAACAAAAGAATTTGGTATTAAAACAAAAGTACAAGCTCTAGGTCGTATCATCTCACACACAGCCTATCATGCTGGTCAGATAGGTATAATTATTAAATACGGAACAGTTTAA
- the deoC gene encoding deoxyribose-phosphate aldolase, which produces MNSINTYIDHTQLKATSTLDDIAILCKEAMEHHFYAVCVNGCYTAFAKAQLKNTSIKIATVVGFPLGAVSTETKVFETKDAIAHGADEIDMVLQIGALINNDLETVKKDILAVREASKGKVLKVIFENCYLTDSQIKNACDICLEVKVDFIKTSTGFGTGGATIENVSLMKKAVGNKIKIKASGGIRDKETALEYIALGVDRIGTSSGIDIIKV; this is translated from the coding sequence ATGAACTCTATCAACACTTATATAGACCATACACAACTTAAAGCAACTTCTACATTAGACGATATAGCCATATTATGTAAAGAAGCTATGGAGCACCATTTTTATGCGGTATGCGTTAATGGTTGTTATACCGCTTTCGCGAAAGCGCAATTAAAAAACACCTCGATAAAAATAGCTACCGTTGTGGGATTTCCACTAGGAGCTGTGAGTACCGAAACCAAAGTTTTTGAAACTAAAGATGCAATAGCGCATGGTGCTGATGAGATCGACATGGTATTACAAATAGGAGCCTTAATAAATAATGATCTTGAAACAGTGAAAAAAGATATCCTTGCAGTGCGAGAAGCTTCAAAAGGAAAAGTACTTAAAGTCATCTTTGAGAACTGTTACCTCACTGATAGTCAAATTAAAAATGCCTGTGACATATGCCTAGAGGTAAAGGTAGACTTCATTAAAACCTCAACTGGTTTTGGGACTGGTGGCGCAACCATTGAAAATGTAAGTTTAATGAAAAAAGCAGTAGGTAATAAAATTAAAATTAAAGCCTCTGGTGGTATTAGAGATAAAGAGACTGCTCTAGAGTACATTGCCTTGGGCGTTGATAGAATAGGAACGTCATCTGGTATTGATATCATAAAAGTATAA
- a CDS encoding response regulator: MKKILIIEDDAALRENTAELLELSDYEVITAPNGRAGIEQAQKIHPDVIICDIMMPEVDGYGVLEALSSDVNTNQIPFIFLSARTDHKEVRKGMDLGADDYLTKPFEEEELLNAIETRIAKAEIFKSLLDSTSKPNNEEEELRNLNELKNFFDDHGEELSFKKGEVIYQEGSRSYRIYLITRGVVKTYQIDKSGKELITSLFKEDEFLGFTSILDNVAYEESAEALEDVTLVGVSKSVLKDILYHSNNLSMELLQLLSHNVAHIKTQLVQMAYSSVRKKTAQTILQFASAFNKQAQEDICITRNDLAGVAGIATESLIRTLSGFKKDGLIEIEGRSIRIIDINGLEKVE; the protein is encoded by the coding sequence ATGAAAAAAATCTTAATTATAGAAGATGACGCTGCATTAAGAGAAAATACTGCAGAATTACTCGAACTATCAGATTATGAGGTTATTACAGCGCCTAATGGTCGCGCAGGAATAGAGCAGGCTCAAAAGATTCATCCAGACGTTATCATTTGTGATATAATGATGCCTGAAGTGGATGGATATGGCGTTTTAGAGGCATTATCTTCAGATGTAAACACCAACCAGATTCCATTTATATTCCTGTCAGCAAGAACAGATCACAAAGAGGTACGTAAAGGTATGGATCTAGGTGCAGATGATTATTTGACAAAACCATTTGAAGAAGAAGAATTATTAAATGCAATAGAAACTCGGATAGCCAAAGCTGAAATTTTTAAATCTCTATTAGATAGTACATCAAAACCCAATAATGAAGAAGAGGAGTTGCGCAACCTTAATGAATTAAAAAACTTCTTTGACGATCATGGAGAGGAGCTCAGTTTCAAAAAAGGAGAGGTGATTTATCAAGAAGGCTCACGTTCTTATAGAATTTACTTAATTACTAGAGGTGTTGTTAAAACTTATCAAATTGACAAGAGTGGAAAAGAATTAATCACCTCTTTGTTTAAAGAAGATGAGTTTTTAGGATTTACGTCCATACTAGATAATGTAGCTTATGAGGAATCTGCAGAAGCGCTAGAAGATGTAACTCTAGTAGGTGTTTCAAAGTCTGTGCTTAAAGACATTCTATACCATAGCAATAACTTATCGATGGAGTTGTTACAATTGCTATCGCATAACGTAGCTCATATTAAAACACAACTCGTACAAATGGCTTACAGTTCTGTGCGTAAGAAAACTGCTCAAACAATTCTTCAATTTGCTAGTGCATTTAATAAACAGGCCCAAGAGGATATATGCATCACTCGTAATGATCTAGCTGGCGTTGCTGGAATTGCTACAGAGAGTTTGATACGCACATTATCTGGATTTAAAAAGGATGGGCTTATTGAGATAGAAGGTCGCAGTATTAGAATTATAGATATAAATGGACTAGAAAAAGTTGAATAA
- a CDS encoding universal stress protein, protein MASIIVPTDFSENAYNALFYASQLFPAEDCSIYLVHSYERSLKDTISKMDPVANEVIIAKLRATVHCQLEQLSHRIQLDCAGQKLKVELMYAALPLNDIINDLIENLDVHFVVMGTKGASGLKEIFLGSQAVDTIKNINPIPLFLISENVDYVCPKKIAYATDLKQYNQQENIAFLIKMINAKNSKLELVHFHDQSDIFDEVQPHFEKFKDQLKDVEFTTHWMLSEHSLEADIKNFCEKQSVHLLVLLLHKYSFLKNLIKTSTVEKISFQANLPLLILPE, encoded by the coding sequence ATGGCTTCTATAATTGTACCCACTGATTTTTCTGAAAATGCATATAACGCCTTATTTTATGCGTCACAATTATTTCCTGCGGAGGATTGTAGTATTTATTTAGTGCACTCTTATGAAAGGAGTTTAAAAGATACTATAAGTAAAATGGATCCGGTAGCAAATGAAGTGATTATTGCAAAGTTAAGAGCAACAGTTCATTGTCAATTAGAACAGTTATCACATCGTATACAATTAGATTGTGCGGGACAGAAATTAAAAGTTGAATTGATGTATGCGGCATTACCTCTTAATGATATTATTAATGATTTAATAGAGAACCTAGATGTACACTTTGTCGTTATGGGAACAAAAGGCGCGTCTGGATTAAAAGAGATTTTTCTAGGTAGCCAAGCTGTTGATACGATTAAAAACATAAACCCAATTCCACTTTTCTTAATATCAGAAAACGTGGATTATGTATGTCCTAAGAAGATAGCTTATGCGACTGATCTTAAGCAATATAATCAACAAGAGAATATTGCCTTTTTAATAAAAATGATAAATGCAAAAAATTCAAAATTAGAGTTGGTTCATTTTCATGACCAGTCCGATATTTTTGATGAGGTGCAACCTCACTTCGAAAAGTTTAAAGATCAGTTAAAAGACGTTGAATTTACAACGCATTGGATGTTAAGTGAACATTCTTTAGAAGCTGACATTAAGAATTTTTGTGAGAAACAAAGTGTCCACTTGTTGGTTTTATTGTTACATAAATATAGTTTTTTAAAGAATCTTATAAAAACATCAACGGTTGAAAAGATAAGCTTTCAAGCAAATTTACCGTTGCTCATTCTGCCAGAATAA
- a CDS encoding mechanosensitive ion channel family protein → MELIDQLQTWISQNPTTASIFKYLVWVIAILIAVQVLRRLLKKKLPDSVTRYKSQKGVEIIGYIFIIFLSITYFTGNITDFTITIGLLSAGIAITLQELFLSIAGSLYIFFVKVYKPGDRIEINGIKGDVIDIDSIYTTMMEIGEWVSTDNYSGRIVKLSNAFVFKGPIYNFSQDFPFIWDEFNLPIHYTSDLELTKKIVADIAQKTLSDYVNLSKSHWQNVVSKYYIEDAMVEPTIAITLTDNWIQLNLRYIVDYKKRRVTKHDLQQQIQQAIHATNGIVSLASTTFEVIRMPTTNIKVTSPTQH, encoded by the coding sequence ATGGAACTAATCGATCAATTACAAACATGGATCTCGCAAAATCCTACCACGGCAAGTATCTTTAAATATTTAGTTTGGGTTATCGCTATATTAATTGCTGTACAAGTTCTTAGAAGATTATTAAAGAAAAAGTTGCCTGATAGTGTCACTAGATATAAATCTCAAAAAGGTGTTGAAATCATAGGTTATATTTTTATCATCTTTTTATCCATTACTTACTTTACTGGTAATATCACAGACTTTACAATTACTATCGGGCTACTATCTGCTGGTATAGCCATCACTCTTCAAGAGCTTTTTTTAAGTATCGCAGGTTCATTATATATATTTTTTGTGAAGGTCTATAAACCTGGTGACCGAATAGAAATTAATGGTATTAAAGGCGATGTGATAGATATAGACAGTATCTACACTACAATGATGGAAATAGGCGAATGGGTAAGCACAGATAATTATAGTGGCCGTATTGTTAAATTAAGTAATGCCTTTGTTTTTAAAGGACCCATTTATAATTTTTCTCAAGATTTCCCATTCATTTGGGATGAATTTAATTTACCTATCCATTACACATCAGATTTAGAACTTACCAAAAAAATTGTCGCTGATATTGCTCAAAAAACACTGTCAGATTATGTCAATCTCTCAAAAAGCCACTGGCAAAATGTAGTTTCAAAATACTACATTGAAGATGCTATGGTAGAGCCTACTATAGCCATCACACTTACTGATAACTGGATACAACTTAATCTGAGATATATTGTAGACTATAAAAAAAGACGCGTTACAAAACATGACTTACAACAGCAAATTCAACAGGCAATTCATGCCACTAATGGAATCGTTTCATTAGCATCTACTACATTTGAAGTAATAAGAATGCCTACAACAAATATAAAAGTAACCTCGCCTACTCAACATTAA
- the deoD gene encoding purine-nucleoside phosphorylase, with protein sequence MSTHIEAKKGQIAETVLLPGDPMRAKWIAETFLDKPTCYNDVRGMLGYTGSYKGKPVSVQGTGMGIPSALIYCHELINDYGVKNLIRVGSAGSYQKDVVIRDIVIAMAASTTSGINNSRFKNADYSPTANFDLFLKACLYARENNIDIKAGNILSADEFYEDDFENYKQWANYGVLCVEMETAGLYTIAAKHNVKALSILTISDSLVTGEHTTSEERETTFQKMIEIALSTL encoded by the coding sequence ATGAGTACACATATAGAGGCCAAAAAAGGGCAAATTGCAGAAACGGTACTTCTTCCTGGAGATCCTATGCGTGCAAAATGGATAGCTGAAACCTTTCTGGATAAACCAACCTGCTATAATGATGTACGTGGCATGTTGGGCTATACTGGAAGCTATAAAGGTAAGCCTGTATCTGTACAAGGAACTGGTATGGGAATACCGTCTGCACTTATCTACTGTCATGAGCTGATTAATGATTATGGAGTAAAGAATTTAATACGTGTAGGATCTGCTGGTTCTTATCAAAAGGATGTAGTGATAAGAGATATTGTGATTGCAATGGCTGCCAGTACGACATCTGGAATTAATAATTCAAGATTTAAGAATGCCGACTACTCTCCTACTGCAAATTTTGATTTGTTTTTAAAAGCGTGTCTATATGCAAGAGAAAATAATATTGACATTAAAGCTGGTAACATTTTATCTGCAGATGAGTTCTATGAAGACGACTTTGAAAACTATAAACAATGGGCAAACTATGGTGTATTGTGTGTAGAAATGGAAACTGCTGGATTATATACCATTGCAGCAAAGCACAATGTTAAGGCACTTTCTATACTGACTATATCAGATTCACTGGTAACAGGAGAACATACAACGTCTGAAGAAAGAGAAACGACATTTCAAAAAATGATTGAGATAGCACTCTCTACCTTATAA
- a CDS encoding universal stress protein, producing the protein MKVIIVPTDFSENAFNALQCAIQYFTEEETQFIILHTYDFPMQDKQQDYEDKLDHLLERVEYLTYNHHHRFETRAIAGNFITQLNDQVDILNADLIVMGTQGKTADRKRSLGSNTLQVIKNVSCPVLAIPLELEYKSPDSILFPSGLQVPFKDRELDLISNLALQHRSSLHLLHIAQFDKLSQRQIEVKEFWESRFRESVTKYTRHDLGDGTTVINNFINKNDIDLLVLVNSKHSFLESFLKTTTIDALGLHLKIPFLILQNLAR; encoded by the coding sequence ATGAAAGTTATCATTGTTCCCACAGATTTTTCAGAGAATGCATTCAATGCATTACAATGTGCCATACAGTATTTCACTGAAGAAGAAACGCAGTTTATAATACTGCATACGTATGATTTTCCTATGCAGGATAAGCAGCAAGATTATGAAGATAAGTTAGATCATTTATTAGAGCGTGTAGAGTACTTAACTTATAATCATCATCATCGTTTTGAAACACGCGCAATCGCAGGAAATTTTATCACGCAACTTAATGATCAAGTCGATATTTTAAATGCTGATTTAATAGTAATGGGAACACAAGGTAAAACAGCAGATCGCAAGAGAAGCCTCGGTAGTAATACTTTACAAGTTATTAAAAATGTAAGCTGTCCTGTACTTGCTATACCGCTCGAGTTAGAGTATAAAAGTCCAGATAGTATTCTATTTCCTTCTGGGCTGCAAGTGCCTTTTAAAGATAGAGAACTAGATTTAATAAGTAATCTGGCACTTCAACATCGTTCTTCGTTGCATTTGCTGCATATAGCACAGTTTGATAAATTATCTCAAAGACAAATTGAGGTTAAGGAATTCTGGGAATCACGCTTTCGCGAAAGCGTAACAAAATATACTCGTCACGATCTAGGCGATGGAACTACCGTCATTAACAATTTTATAAATAAGAATGATATTGATTTATTGGTTTTGGTTAATTCCAAGCATTCTTTTCTAGAGTCTTTCTTAAAAACAACTACTATAGATGCTCTAGGATTACATCTTAAAATTCCTTTTTTAATTCTTCAAAATCTAGCACGATAA
- a CDS encoding universal stress protein: protein MKKILLPTDFSAASINAIEYAVQLFRNEDCNFYVLNTYEPVALYTSTTYGNDPGLDLEIGELFKKKSKEQVQKVIDEVSAKYRDEHHVFKGISTFNMLSIEVNELVNDYDLDLIIMGTNGASGLKEVFIGSQTMHVIKNAKVPVIGVPQGYSYKQPKDILFTTDYKTNEHHTGMYLLENICNKNISRLIFLNAYDGNSLTSQQVANMESLNAFFKRDAHLTQIVKGMDVLDAMDDFQSRHGIDLLVLVHNKHNFFENLLFKPVVKKVVHHASVPFLILPTQN, encoded by the coding sequence ATGAAAAAGATCCTTTTACCTACCGATTTTTCTGCAGCTTCCATCAACGCAATAGAATATGCTGTGCAGCTTTTTAGAAATGAAGATTGTAATTTTTATGTTCTCAATACTTATGAGCCTGTTGCTCTTTATACTTCTACTACATATGGTAATGATCCTGGTTTAGATCTAGAAATAGGAGAATTGTTTAAAAAGAAGTCTAAGGAACAAGTGCAAAAAGTCATTGATGAGGTGAGTGCAAAATATAGGGATGAGCATCACGTCTTTAAAGGTATCTCTACCTTTAATATGTTAAGTATTGAGGTAAATGAACTGGTCAACGATTATGATTTGGACCTCATTATTATGGGAACAAATGGAGCTTCTGGACTTAAAGAAGTTTTTATAGGCTCGCAAACAATGCATGTTATAAAAAATGCCAAGGTGCCAGTTATAGGTGTGCCACAAGGTTATAGCTATAAGCAGCCTAAGGATATTTTATTTACTACTGATTATAAAACAAACGAACATCATACTGGTATGTATTTGCTTGAAAATATTTGTAATAAAAATATCTCTAGACTAATCTTTTTAAATGCCTATGATGGCAATAGTCTAACGTCGCAGCAAGTTGCAAATATGGAGTCTCTAAACGCATTTTTTAAACGTGATGCACATCTTACTCAAATTGTAAAAGGTATGGACGTCCTAGATGCAATGGATGATTTTCAATCTAGACATGGTATCGATTTGCTCGTTTTAGTACACAATAAGCATAACTTTTTTGAGAATTTGTTGTTTAAACCTGTAGTTAAAAAAGTAGTTCATCATGCAAGTGTTCCTTTTTTAATTTTACCTACTCAGAACTGA